One genomic segment of Stigmatopora argus isolate UIUO_Sarg chromosome 3, RoL_Sarg_1.0, whole genome shotgun sequence includes these proteins:
- the armc10 gene encoding armadillo repeat-containing protein 10, giving the protein MGDSGSVAPRIASMKTLLGLIAGAGASYCIYKLISGGTLRKSGSRKVVASRGNKGNSVRPDSLLSKVSGLDVVCPPNDASDVMTQQSTGDLEPQHLKLLLTRLKASNSTPVKCRLLVTLGNAAAFTFNQNIIRECDGIAIIGGFLSDSAQEVKVQTLNVLNNLCMNTQNQEQLKVYVPQVLELMEMSPVNSDLQLGALRLLTNLSVTDKHHHLLKDAVAPLLSLLVVGSVSVQVQTMKVLVNLSSNPDMLDDIVQAQAPTSIMPLFDTQMASPVLLRLLTFVANLRAWRPSEQVAKEQWLQRDSLFRVMLDQSSEFNRRLVALLSHPDREIQAQVARILT; this is encoded by the exons ATGGGGGACAGCGGCAGCGTAGCCCCTCGAATTGCCAGCATGAAGACGCTGCTTGGGCTAATTGCTGGTGCTGGGGCATCTTATTGCATTTATAAACTCATAAGTGGGGGAACTTTGAGAAAAAGTGGAAGCCGTAAAGTCGTTGCTTCAAGGGGAAATAAGGGTAATAGCGTTCGACCGGACAGCCTGTTGTCCAAAGTGTCCGGACTGGACGTTGTATGTCCACCGAATGATGCTTCAG ATGTCATGACCCAGCAGTCTACCGGCGACCTGGAACCACAACACCTGAAATTGCTTCTGACGAGGCTAAAAGCCAGCAATAGTACGCCAGTCAAATGTCGACTCTTGGTGACTTTGGGAAACGCTGCAGCCTTTACATTCAATCAG AACATTATACGTGAATGTGATGGAATCGCCATCATAGGTGGCTTCCTCTCAGACTCTGCGCAAGAGGTTAAAGTGCAGACTCTCAATGTTTTAAATAACCTGTGCATGAACACACAAAATCAGGAGCAACTGAAG GTTTACGTGCCACAAGTGCTGGAGCTGATGGAAATGTCTCCGGTGAACTCCGACCTTCAACTGGGCGCTCTCAGACTGTTAACCAACCTGTCCGTCACTGACAAGCATCATCACCTGCTCAAGGATGCGGTGGCGCCGCTACTCTCGCTGCTGGTGGTGGGCAGCGTCTCTGTACAG GTTCAGACCATGAAAGTTCTGGTGAATTTGTCATCGAACCCAGACATGTTGGATGATATCGTTCAGGCtcag gCTCCCACTTCCATCATGCCGCTTTTTGACACGCAAATGGCGTCCCCGGTGCTTCTACGACTGCTGACGTTCGTGGCCAACCTTCGGGCTTGGAGGCCTTCGGAGCAGGTGGCCAAGGAACAATGGCTCCAGCGCGACAGCCTCTTCCGGGTCATGCTGGACCAGTCGTCGGAGTTCAACCGCAGACTGGTCGCACTGCTCTCGCACCCTGACAGGGAGATTCAAGCCCAGGTGGCCCGTATATTGACATAG